In the genome of Flavivirga spongiicola, one region contains:
- a CDS encoding DUF3667 domain-containing protein, producing MTCKNCDTSLSAESDFCHICGAKVIRNRLTIKNLFEHFSETFLNYDNKLLQTFIMLFKKPEDVIGSYINGTRKKYVDVISYFAIAITVSGLYLFILNNFFPKTLDYSMFAAAGQEEFNKKSISFVQEYMSLLMMLYVPLYAVMARMTFIGIKKFNFTELLVVFLYLQAQMSIITAITSVLFSSVGINQGIVSVVSIPLMILYSAFCLKRLYNLNFRNIFLRTLLFLVILGITFFVIEIIMLGIMYSNGSLQELIEAQKAAK from the coding sequence ATGACATGTAAAAACTGTGATACTTCGTTATCTGCGGAAAGTGATTTTTGCCATATCTGTGGTGCGAAGGTTATCAGAAATAGATTAACCATAAAAAATTTATTTGAACATTTTAGTGAAACGTTTCTTAATTATGATAATAAATTACTTCAAACTTTTATTATGCTCTTTAAGAAACCTGAAGATGTTATTGGAAGCTACATCAATGGGACTCGCAAAAAGTATGTGGATGTTATTAGCTATTTTGCTATTGCCATAACGGTATCTGGATTATATCTTTTTATCCTAAATAATTTTTTTCCTAAAACCTTGGACTATTCCATGTTCGCAGCTGCTGGTCAAGAAGAATTTAATAAAAAAAGCATAAGCTTTGTACAAGAGTATATGTCGCTTTTAATGATGCTTTATGTTCCTCTTTATGCGGTAATGGCTCGAATGACATTTATCGGTATTAAAAAATTTAACTTTACAGAATTACTTGTTGTATTTTTATACTTGCAAGCTCAAATGTCAATAATAACTGCCATAACTAGTGTTCTTTTTTCTTCCGTTGGAATCAATCAAGGTATCGTTAGTGTCGTTTCTATCCCCTTGATGATATTATATTCAGCATTTTGTTTAAAACGACTATATAACCTAAACTTCCGAAATATTTTTTTGCGAACGCTTTTATTTTTGGTCATTCTGGGTATTACCTTTTTTGTAATTGAAATAATTATGCTAGGCATCATGTATAGCAATGGTAGCCTTCAAGAATTGATTGAAGCTCAAAAAGCTGCAAAGTAA
- a CDS encoding ABC transporter ATP-binding protein produces the protein MSKKQEKIFDVTLFKRLFQYIKPYKFVFLGLVLLVILLAVFSAATPRVTQLAIDDSITGENSNEFLFYIMIMFAILIFQTIFQLAFIYYAAWLGQSLVVDVRIKLFDHLLRFKMKYYDNSSVGVLITRAVTDMERIADIFGQGLFMIFRDLLTMAAVFGVMVYTNWRLSLIVFIMLPLLLYATRIFQKYMKKAFEEVRTEVSNLNSFVQERLTGMKILQLFTREAVEYKNFKKINERHKKGWLKTVWYNSIFFPIADLSSSITIGLIAWYGGLNVVLEGKVTEGVLVAFIMYVPMLFRPLRQIADKFNTLQMGMVAATRVFKVIDTTSQIDDTGTHVAAHFKGHIKFDKVFFSYVEDEEVLKGVSFDVNAGETVAIVGATGAGKSTIINLLNRFYEIKDGVIYVDGIDIKQVTLESLRTQIAVVLQDVFLFADTILNNITLNHPEITETQVQQAAKDIGIHDFIMSLPKGYHYNVKERGVMLSSGQRQLISFLRAYVTNPSILVLDEATSSVDSYSEQLIQNATDKITKGRTSIVIAHRLATVKKADKIIVMDAGNIVEQGTHKELLKKEDGYYKNLYEVQFLQKEVV, from the coding sequence ATGAGTAAAAAACAAGAGAAAATATTCGACGTTACTTTGTTTAAACGTCTTTTTCAATATATAAAGCCTTATAAATTCGTTTTTTTAGGGCTGGTGCTTTTAGTTATTCTATTGGCTGTTTTTAGTGCTGCCACGCCTCGCGTAACTCAATTGGCTATTGATGATAGTATTACAGGCGAGAACTCTAATGAGTTTCTCTTTTACATTATGATCATGTTTGCTATTTTAATTTTTCAAACAATATTTCAATTAGCCTTTATTTATTATGCGGCCTGGTTAGGACAAAGTTTAGTCGTAGATGTTCGTATAAAATTATTCGATCATTTATTGCGTTTTAAAATGAAGTATTATGATAATTCTTCAGTAGGAGTACTCATTACGAGAGCGGTGACCGATATGGAACGTATTGCCGATATTTTTGGTCAGGGTTTATTCATGATCTTTAGAGATTTACTTACCATGGCGGCAGTTTTTGGGGTTATGGTTTATACGAATTGGAGATTGAGCTTGATTGTATTTATCATGTTGCCTTTATTATTATATGCAACGCGTATTTTTCAAAAGTATATGAAGAAAGCTTTTGAAGAGGTGAGAACAGAAGTCTCTAATTTAAATTCTTTTGTGCAAGAACGGTTAACAGGTATGAAGATTTTGCAATTATTTACCCGTGAAGCTGTTGAATATAAAAACTTTAAAAAAATAAACGAGAGGCACAAAAAAGGTTGGCTAAAAACCGTTTGGTACAACTCTATTTTCTTTCCTATAGCAGACCTTTCGTCGTCAATTACCATTGGTTTGATAGCTTGGTACGGGGGGTTAAATGTTGTGCTGGAGGGAAAAGTTACTGAAGGTGTTTTGGTGGCATTTATCATGTATGTCCCTATGTTATTCAGACCATTACGCCAAATAGCTGATAAGTTTAATACACTACAAATGGGAATGGTAGCTGCAACTAGAGTGTTCAAAGTTATAGATACCACTTCGCAAATTGATGATACAGGAACGCATGTTGCAGCGCATTTTAAAGGCCATATAAAATTTGATAAGGTCTTTTTTAGCTATGTGGAAGATGAAGAAGTTTTAAAAGGAGTTTCTTTTGATGTGAATGCGGGTGAAACTGTTGCTATCGTTGGTGCAACAGGAGCAGGTAAATCCACCATTATTAATTTATTAAATCGTTTTTATGAAATTAAGGATGGTGTTATTTATGTTGATGGTATTGATATTAAACAAGTTACTTTAGAATCGTTGCGTACTCAAATAGCTGTGGTATTACAAGATGTATTTTTATTTGCAGATACTATTTTAAATAATATTACATTAAATCATCCGGAAATTACAGAAACACAAGTTCAACAAGCGGCTAAAGATATTGGTATTCATGATTTTATAATGAGTTTACCAAAGGGGTATCACTATAATGTAAAAGAAAGAGGTGTTATGTTATCTTCTGGTCAACGACAACTCATATCGTTTTTAAGAGCTTATGTTACGAATCCTAGTATTTTGGTGTTAGATGAAGCGACATCATCTGTCGATTCATATTCAGAACAACTCATTCAAAATGCCACAGATAAAATTACTAAAGGCAGAACCTCAATTGTTATTGCACACCGATTGGCAACCGTTAAAAAAGCTGATAAAATTATAGTTATGGATGCTGGTAATATAGTAGAGCAGGGAACTCATAAAGAGTTACTCAAAAAAGAAGACGGATACTATAAAAATTTATACGAAGTTCAGTTTTTGCAGAAGGAAGTTGTATAA
- a CDS encoding diadenylate cyclase — protein sequence MDIFKDILDLRLIDYVDVVLVALLLYYIYKLVKGTVAINIFIGIIIIYLVWKLTEFLDMELLTGIFGGFMKVGLIALIVVFQPEIRKFLLMVGSTNFNRRRKFLKQLKFLKTETSDETDIDAIISACNKMAMSKTGALIVFEKNNNLDFLSSSGDEMNIKVTQPIIESIFFKNSPLHDGAIIVNNNIVKATRVILPVNNEKNIPLRFGLRHRAAIGVTEKTDALALVVSEETGHISYFKDGEFVVFDDISQLNLMIKEDLS from the coding sequence TTGGATATTTTTAAAGACATTCTAGACTTACGCCTCATCGATTATGTTGATGTTGTTCTTGTAGCCCTTTTACTTTATTATATTTATAAGCTTGTAAAAGGTACTGTGGCCATTAATATTTTTATAGGTATTATTATTATTTATTTAGTTTGGAAACTTACCGAATTCCTTGATATGGAATTGCTAACTGGTATTTTTGGTGGTTTTATGAAAGTGGGACTTATTGCTTTAATCGTTGTATTCCAACCAGAGATCCGCAAATTTTTATTAATGGTGGGCTCTACCAATTTTAATAGGCGACGCAAATTTTTAAAACAGTTGAAGTTTTTAAAAACCGAAACTAGTGACGAAACCGATATAGATGCTATTATTTCGGCTTGCAATAAAATGGCCATGTCTAAAACTGGTGCTTTAATAGTTTTTGAGAAAAATAATAATCTGGATTTTTTATCATCGTCTGGAGATGAAATGAATATAAAAGTGACTCAGCCTATTATAGAAAGTATCTTTTTTAAAAATAGTCCGTTGCATGATGGTGCCATTATAGTTAATAACAACATTGTAAAAGCAACACGGGTTATTCTTCCTGTAAATAATGAAAAAAATATTCCATTACGTTTTGGTCTCCGTCACAGAGCCGCCATTGGAGTTACTGAAAAAACAGATGCTCTAGCCCTTGTTGTCAGTGAAGAAACGGGGCATATTTCTTATTTTAAAGATGGTGAGTTTGTCGTTTTTGATGATATTAGTCAACTTAACTTAATGATTAAAGAAGATCTATCCTAA
- a CDS encoding DUF2024 family protein — MKVSVWDTYLKRENGLIMHFDILVDNKLTDETKILDFGKNYLKNKSFKSEALTSKKCVFCHIENASELVIKEIKTKGYYIIEMENCN; from the coding sequence ATGAAAGTATCAGTTTGGGACACCTATTTGAAAAGAGAAAATGGATTAATTATGCATTTTGATATTCTTGTTGACAATAAATTGACTGATGAAACCAAAATACTTGATTTTGGCAAGAATTATTTGAAAAACAAATCATTTAAAAGTGAAGCATTGACATCAAAAAAATGTGTATTCTGTCATATTGAAAATGCATCAGAATTAGTTATAAAAGAAATTAAAACAAAAGGTTATTACATAATCGAAATGGAAAATTGTAATTAA
- a CDS encoding YdcF family protein: protein MKKEVLVILGSPNSPSGKLSDISISRLNYCINRYQKRNLILCTGGWGKHFNLSKNSHASFAKQYLIKNGLLEEDFLDFALSGNTVDDAVKIKPIISKLGKIKLTIITSDYHLKRVKLIFNEILKSYTMDFIGVESHLEQEAYNALIQHEKSAINSILKNGLYY, encoded by the coding sequence ATGAAAAAAGAGGTTTTAGTAATTTTAGGTAGTCCTAATTCACCTTCCGGTAAGTTAAGTGATATTTCAATAAGCAGATTGAATTACTGCATCAATCGCTATCAGAAGCGGAACCTAATACTTTGTACTGGCGGATGGGGTAAACATTTTAACCTCTCAAAAAATTCACATGCATCATTTGCGAAACAATATTTAATTAAAAATGGACTTTTAGAAGAAGATTTTTTAGATTTTGCTTTGTCAGGAAATACGGTTGACGACGCTGTAAAAATAAAACCGATTATATCAAAATTGGGAAAAATCAAATTAACAATAATTACTTCTGATTATCATTTAAAAAGAGTGAAACTAATTTTTAATGAAATACTAAAAAGCTACACTATGGATTTTATTGGTGTAGAAAGTCATTTGGAACAAGAAGCATATAATGCGCTCATACAGCACGAAAAAAGCGCCATAAATTCTATTCTAAAAAACGGGCTTTATTATTAA
- a CDS encoding DUF4293 domain-containing protein yields the protein MLQRIQTIYLLMAAGISVGLIFVFHLWITDEGITMFAKDDILYLGFFLGSAILSLIAIFMYKNRKSQFVLGRLNIILNFILLGFFVYQSLNISGETAVSEKGIGMILPIVSIVFLALANKAIKKDEDLVKSVDRLR from the coding sequence ATGTTACAGCGTATTCAAACTATATACCTTTTAATGGCGGCAGGAATTTCTGTTGGTCTAATTTTTGTCTTTCATTTGTGGATTACGGATGAAGGTATTACGATGTTTGCTAAAGATGATATTCTATACTTAGGATTCTTTTTAGGCTCTGCAATATTATCTTTAATAGCTATATTTATGTACAAAAATAGGAAGTCTCAATTTGTTTTGGGGCGACTTAACATCATATTAAACTTTATTTTACTAGGATTTTTTGTATATCAATCTCTAAACATATCTGGAGAAACGGCGGTTTCTGAGAAAGGTATTGGGATGATTCTTCCTATTGTTTCTATCGTGTTTTTGGCATTAGCCAATAAGGCCATCAAAAAGGATGAAGATCTCGTAAAATCTGTAGATCGATTACGATAA
- the folP gene encoding dihydropteroate synthase yields MTINCKGKLINLTSPKVMGILNITPDSFYDGGQHKNDTDILKHVELMLNDGATFIDIGAYSSRPNADHVSEADELKRILPIVNLILKEFPQVLLSIDTFRSNVAKQCIEAGAALINDISAGKLDDNMLQTIAKLHVPYIMMHMRGTPQTMQQQADYDDIIKDMLFYFSERIAAAKQLGIIDIIVDPGFGFAKTLEQNYELLNKLEHFKIIEKPVLAGISRKSMIYKTLETSAKESLNGTTVLNTIALQKNVSILRVHDVKEAMECIKLVESVG; encoded by the coding sequence ATGACAATAAACTGTAAAGGAAAACTCATCAATTTAACATCACCAAAAGTGATGGGTATTCTAAATATAACGCCAGATTCGTTCTATGATGGCGGACAACATAAAAACGATACTGATATTTTAAAGCATGTTGAATTAATGCTTAATGATGGAGCAACTTTTATAGATATTGGAGCATACAGCTCGCGTCCTAATGCAGACCATGTTAGTGAAGCAGACGAATTAAAAAGGATCTTACCTATTGTCAATTTAATCTTAAAGGAATTTCCTCAGGTTTTACTTTCTATTGATACGTTTAGAAGTAACGTTGCAAAACAATGCATAGAAGCTGGAGCTGCATTAATTAATGATATTTCTGCAGGAAAATTAGATGATAACATGTTGCAAACTATTGCCAAATTGCATGTTCCCTATATTATGATGCATATGAGAGGAACACCGCAAACCATGCAACAACAAGCAGATTACGATGATATTATTAAAGATATGCTCTTTTATTTTTCCGAACGTATTGCTGCAGCAAAACAATTAGGGATTATCGACATTATTGTAGACCCTGGGTTTGGATTTGCCAAAACTTTGGAACAAAATTATGAATTACTAAATAAACTTGAGCATTTTAAAATAATAGAAAAACCTGTATTAGCTGGTATTTCCAGAAAATCTATGATTTATAAAACTTTAGAAACTTCGGCGAAAGAATCTCTTAATGGCACTACTGTTTTAAATACAATTGCTTTGCAAAAAAATGTTTCGATTTTAAGGGTCCATGATGTTAAAGAAGCCATGGAATGTATTAAATTAGTTGAATCGGTTGGTTAG
- the truA gene encoding tRNA pseudouridine(38-40) synthase TruA, whose amino-acid sequence MRYFIELSYNGSAYHGWQNQPKDISVQEVMEKALSMLLKETISIMGAGRTDTGVHASQMFAHFDTHAVFNKTNLAYKLNSYLPKDIAVHNIFNVKDEAHARFDAVSRTYLYRIALKKDVFSFDNSFFVKQDLDVEKMNKAAGILFKYKDFQCFSKSNTDVKTYYCDIMKATWTLKNDELHFVIKADRFLRNMVRAIVGTMIYIGLGKMDVEDLHTIIKSKNRSEAGFSVPAHGLYLTEVTYPNDIKINE is encoded by the coding sequence TTGAGGTATTTTATAGAACTTTCTTATAATGGTAGTGCATATCACGGTTGGCAAAATCAACCAAAAGATATTTCAGTACAGGAAGTTATGGAAAAAGCATTGTCAATGCTTTTAAAAGAAACTATTTCTATTATGGGGGCAGGGCGTACAGATACGGGTGTACATGCTTCCCAAATGTTTGCTCATTTTGATACCCATGCTGTTTTTAACAAAACGAATTTAGCTTATAAATTGAATTCTTATTTACCAAAAGATATTGCTGTTCATAATATTTTTAATGTAAAAGATGAAGCCCATGCTCGTTTTGATGCAGTAAGTAGAACTTATTTATATAGAATAGCACTAAAAAAGGATGTGTTTTCGTTTGATAATAGTTTTTTTGTGAAGCAAGATTTGGATGTCGAAAAAATGAACAAAGCTGCAGGGATTTTATTTAAGTATAAAGATTTTCAATGCTTTTCAAAAAGTAATACCGATGTAAAAACGTATTATTGTGATATCATGAAAGCAACATGGACTTTAAAAAATGATGAGCTTCATTTTGTAATAAAAGCCGATAGATTTTTGCGTAATATGGTACGTGCCATTGTGGGTACCATGATTTATATAGGTTTGGGTAAAATGGATGTTGAAGATTTACACACCATTATTAAATCTAAAAATAGGAGTGAAGCCGGGTTTTCTGTTCCCGCGCACGGGTTATATTTAACAGAAGTAACATATCCTAACGATATAAAGATAAATGAGTAA
- a CDS encoding DUF2200 domain-containing protein yields MKVTAEHNEQIAKITFSSVYPHYVTKVEKKGRTKEELHQVIEWLTGFDELKTQKFINEKVTFQTFFQNAKLNPNAHLIKGVICGYRIEEINNSLTQQVRFLDKLVDELAKGRKMDKILREEKKTKNSSKKKSK; encoded by the coding sequence ATGAAAGTTACAGCTGAACACAATGAACAAATAGCCAAAATAACATTTAGCTCAGTTTATCCTCATTATGTCACAAAGGTGGAGAAGAAAGGAAGAACAAAGGAAGAATTACACCAAGTAATTGAATGGCTAACTGGTTTTGATGAATTAAAAACACAAAAATTCATTAATGAAAAGGTAACATTTCAAACATTCTTCCAAAACGCTAAATTGAATCCGAACGCTCACCTTATTAAGGGAGTGATATGTGGTTATCGAATTGAGGAAATAAATAATTCGTTAACTCAACAAGTCAGGTTTTTGGACAAGTTGGTAGATGAATTGGCTAAAGGGCGAAAAATGGATAAAATTTTACGAGAAGAAAAAAAGACCAAAAATTCATCAAAGAAGAAGTCAAAATAG
- a CDS encoding DUF1599 domain-containing protein, with protein MQDTSKQYDAVIDTCKSLFIKKMSDYGSAWRILRLPSLTDQIFIKAQRIRGLQQNDVRKVDEDEVSEFIGIINYCIMALIQLEKGVVEQPDLSTETATELYEKQVTITKQLMQDKNHDYGEAWRDMRVSSLTDLILQKLLRVKQIEDNAGKTLVSEGIDANYQDMINYAVFALIHLNEK; from the coding sequence ATGCAAGATACTTCAAAACAATATGATGCCGTAATTGATACGTGTAAAAGTTTATTTATTAAAAAAATGTCGGATTATGGTAGTGCGTGGCGCATATTACGTTTACCATCACTTACCGATCAAATTTTTATTAAAGCACAACGTATTAGAGGGCTTCAACAAAATGATGTTAGAAAAGTTGATGAAGATGAGGTGAGTGAATTTATTGGTATTATAAACTACTGTATCATGGCTTTAATTCAGTTAGAAAAAGGAGTGGTTGAGCAACCCGATTTATCTACAGAAACGGCTACCGAATTATACGAAAAACAAGTAACCATTACTAAGCAACTCATGCAAGATAAAAATCATGATTATGGCGAAGCATGGCGAGATATGAGGGTAAGCAGTTTAACCGATTTAATTTTACAAAAGTTATTGCGAGTTAAACAAATTGAAGACAATGCGGGTAAAACATTGGTGAGTGAGGGTATTGATGCTAACTATCAAGACATGATTAATTATGCTGTTTTTGCATTAATACATTTAAATGAAAAATAA
- a CDS encoding metallophosphoesterase family protein: MIKILLLSDTHSYIDNDILKYVKQVDEVWHAGDIGDLEVTDTIKKLKPLRAVFGNIDDNKVRMEFPENNRFMCEGVDVWITHIGGYPNAYNIRVRDEIKLNPPKLFICGHSHILKVMPDKKLRLLHMNPGAVGKHGFHKTRTMLRFTIDGSKIDNLEVIEFNKR; the protein is encoded by the coding sequence ATGATAAAAATATTATTACTTTCCGATACCCATAGTTATATCGACAACGATATTTTAAAATATGTAAAACAAGTAGATGAAGTTTGGCATGCAGGAGATATTGGCGACCTAGAAGTAACGGATACTATAAAAAAATTAAAGCCTTTGCGTGCTGTTTTTGGTAATATTGATGATAATAAAGTGAGAATGGAATTTCCAGAAAACAATCGTTTTATGTGTGAAGGTGTTGATGTTTGGATAACACATATTGGAGGGTATCCAAATGCTTATAACATAAGGGTTCGAGACGAAATAAAGCTAAACCCACCTAAGCTCTTTATTTGTGGCCATTCACATATATTAAAGGTAATGCCCGACAAAAAATTACGTTTATTACATATGAATCCTGGAGCTGTTGGTAAACATGGTTTTCATAAAACACGTACGATGCTGCGTTTTACTATTGATGGTAGTAAAATTGACAATTTAGAAGTCATCGAATTTAATAAACGTTAA
- the rho gene encoding transcription termination factor Rho, with the protein MFEISQLKEKKLSDLQEIAKKMNVPKYRSLKKLDLVYQILDQQAADPKAVKAAVLPAESTENKTASKPTENKPAARKPRQRVQKPAKSTPVKNEAKNSTDKKVEAPKTTEKTETPKAVEKVNAPNPVPKQNKDEQKQDNNPNKQRNQNDNQQKPHQRRDKNQHRNQKNGNVDSGNKDGRNRYREPDFEFDAIIESEGVLDIMQDGYGFLRSSDYNYLSSPDDIYVSQSQIRLFGLKTGDTVLGHVRPPKEGEKYFPLIKVSRINGQNPNVVRDRVSFEHLTPLFPQEKFTLAEKQSTISTRIMDLFSPIGKGQRGMIVSQPKTGKTMLLKDVANAIAANHPEVYQMILLIDERPEEVTDMQRNVRGEVIASTFDKEAHEHVKIANIVLEKAKRLVECGHDVVILLDSITRLARAYNTVQPASGKILSGGVDANALHKPKRFFGAARNIENGGSLTIIATALTETGSKMDEVIFEEFKGTGNMELQLDRKISNRRIFPAIDLTSSSTRRDDILLDESTIQRMWVMRKYLADMNPVEAMEFINDRFKQTRNNEEFLISMNG; encoded by the coding sequence ATGTTTGAAATTTCACAATTAAAAGAAAAGAAACTCTCTGATTTACAAGAGATTGCAAAAAAAATGAACGTTCCTAAATACCGTTCACTAAAAAAACTAGATTTAGTTTACCAAATACTAGATCAACAAGCTGCTGATCCAAAAGCGGTTAAAGCTGCTGTTTTACCAGCTGAATCAACAGAAAATAAAACAGCAAGTAAGCCAACTGAAAATAAACCAGCAGCAAGAAAACCTAGACAACGTGTTCAAAAACCTGCTAAAAGTACTCCTGTAAAAAACGAAGCAAAAAATTCAACAGATAAAAAGGTTGAAGCTCCTAAAACTACAGAAAAGACAGAAACCCCTAAAGCAGTTGAAAAGGTTAACGCTCCTAACCCTGTTCCTAAACAGAATAAAGATGAGCAAAAACAAGACAACAACCCAAACAAACAAAGAAACCAAAACGATAATCAGCAAAAACCGCATCAAAGAAGGGACAAAAATCAGCATAGAAATCAAAAAAATGGTAATGTTGATTCTGGTAATAAAGATGGTAGAAACCGCTACAGAGAGCCAGATTTTGAATTTGATGCGATTATAGAAAGTGAAGGTGTTTTAGATATTATGCAAGATGGTTACGGTTTTTTACGATCTTCAGATTATAACTATCTATCATCACCAGATGATATCTATGTTTCGCAATCACAAATTAGATTATTCGGTTTAAAAACTGGTGATACCGTTCTTGGTCATGTAAGACCTCCAAAAGAAGGTGAAAAATATTTTCCATTAATTAAAGTAAGCAGGATTAATGGACAAAACCCTAATGTTGTTAGAGACCGAGTGTCTTTCGAACATTTAACACCATTATTTCCACAAGAGAAGTTTACTTTGGCCGAAAAGCAGAGTACTATTTCTACCAGGATAATGGATTTGTTCTCTCCAATAGGAAAAGGACAACGTGGTATGATTGTATCACAGCCAAAAACAGGAAAAACGATGTTATTAAAGGATGTTGCAAATGCTATAGCAGCCAATCATCCTGAAGTATATCAAATGATTTTACTAATTGATGAACGTCCTGAAGAGGTAACAGATATGCAACGTAATGTACGTGGCGAAGTTATTGCTTCCACCTTCGATAAAGAAGCTCATGAACACGTGAAAATTGCGAACATCGTACTAGAAAAAGCTAAACGATTAGTTGAATGTGGTCATGATGTTGTTATTCTATTAGATTCTATTACGCGTTTAGCAAGAGCCTACAATACGGTTCAACCAGCCTCAGGAAAAATATTAAGTGGTGGTGTAGATGCCAATGCGCTCCATAAGCCAAAACGTTTCTTTGGTGCTGCCAGAAATATCGAAAATGGTGGTTCTTTAACCATTATCGCAACAGCATTAACTGAAACTGGTTCTAAAATGGACGAAGTCATCTTCGAAGAATTTAAAGGAACTGGTAACATGGAATTACAGTTAGATAGAAAAATTTCTAACCGTAGAATATTCCCAGCTATCGATCTTACATCATCAAGTACACGTCGTGACGATATACTACTAGACGAAAGTACGATTCAACGTATGTGGGTCATGCGTAAGTATCTTGCAGATATGAACCCAGTTGAAGCTATGGAATTTATTAACGATCGTTTCAAGCAAACACGAAATAACGAAGAGTTTTTAATATCTATGAATGGATAA
- a CDS encoding thioredoxin domain-containing protein → MSKSIFYHAGCPVCISAEQDILNLINPSDVEVVNFADDKSRINEAEKTGVKSVPALVTPNGNVLHINFGASMEDVKG, encoded by the coding sequence ATGAGTAAATCAATCTTTTATCACGCCGGATGTCCAGTATGCATAAGTGCAGAACAAGACATACTTAACCTTATTAACCCTTCAGATGTTGAAGTTGTAAATTTCGCTGATGATAAATCTCGAATAAATGAAGCCGAAAAAACAGGTGTAAAATCTGTTCCTGCATTGGTAACTCCAAATGGAAATGTTCTTCATATCAATTTTGGGGCATCTATGGAAGATGTTAAAGGGTAA